One Paraburkholderia phytofirmans OLGA172 genomic window carries:
- the dnaA gene encoding chromosomal replication initiator protein DnaA: MNDFWQHCSALLERELTPQQYVTWIKPLAPVAFDAAANTLSIAAPNRFKLDWVKSQFSGRIADMARDFWHAPVDVQFVLDPKAGMRAPAAASSAPSRPSSGLGSMGGGHSSGSNGGSAAVDAAVGAVQASQAARANDANSAMAMLNANARAAADHNANARAVAEDAADLDLPSLDANEAASARRTWRPGQSASSNGNGENDSMYERSKLNPVLTFDNFVTGKANQLARAAAIQVADNPGISYNPLFLYGGVGLGKTHLIHAIGNQLLMDKAGARIRYIHAEQYVSDVVKAYQRKAFDDFKRYYHSLDLLLIDDIQFFSGKSRTQEEFFYAFEALVANKAQVIITSDTYPKEISGIDDRLISRFDSGLTVAIEPPELEMRVAILMRKAQSEFVSLNEDVAFFVAKHLRSNVRELEGALRKILAYSKFHGREITIEVTKEALKDLLTVQNRQISVENIQKTTADFYSIKVADMYSKKRPANIARPRQIAMYLAKELTQKSLPEIGELFGGRDHTTVLHAVRKIAAERGTDAQLNHELHVLEQTLKG, translated from the coding sequence ATGAACGATTTCTGGCAACACTGTTCCGCATTGCTGGAGCGTGAGCTTACGCCCCAGCAGTACGTGACGTGGATCAAACCGTTGGCCCCGGTCGCCTTCGACGCCGCTGCGAACACGCTTAGCATCGCCGCGCCGAACCGCTTCAAGCTCGACTGGGTCAAGAGCCAGTTCTCCGGCCGGATCGCGGATATGGCCCGCGATTTCTGGCACGCCCCGGTCGATGTGCAATTTGTGTTGGACCCGAAAGCCGGCATGCGCGCCCCCGCGGCAGCGTCGTCGGCGCCGTCGCGTCCGTCTTCTGGGCTTGGCTCGATGGGCGGTGGCCATTCGTCTGGCTCAAACGGCGGCAGTGCCGCCGTGGACGCAGCCGTCGGCGCCGTACAAGCGTCGCAAGCTGCGCGCGCCAATGATGCGAACAGCGCGATGGCGATGCTCAACGCGAATGCACGCGCCGCGGCTGACCACAACGCGAACGCACGCGCGGTCGCTGAAGATGCCGCCGACCTCGATCTCCCCAGCCTCGACGCGAACGAAGCCGCATCCGCACGCCGCACGTGGCGGCCGGGCCAAAGCGCGAGCTCGAACGGCAACGGCGAGAACGACTCGATGTACGAGCGTTCGAAGCTCAACCCCGTGCTGACCTTCGACAACTTCGTGACCGGTAAAGCCAACCAGTTGGCGCGCGCCGCGGCGATTCAAGTCGCGGACAATCCCGGCATCTCGTACAACCCGCTGTTTCTGTACGGCGGCGTGGGCCTGGGCAAGACCCACCTGATCCACGCGATCGGCAACCAGCTTCTAATGGACAAGGCCGGCGCGCGGATTCGCTACATCCACGCGGAACAATATGTGTCCGACGTGGTGAAGGCCTACCAGCGCAAGGCGTTCGACGACTTCAAGCGCTACTACCACTCGCTCGACCTGCTGCTGATCGACGATATTCAGTTCTTTTCCGGCAAGTCCCGCACACAAGAGGAATTCTTCTACGCGTTCGAGGCGCTGGTCGCGAACAAGGCGCAGGTGATCATCACCAGCGACACGTATCCGAAGGAAATCTCCGGCATCGACGATCGCCTGATCTCGCGCTTCGACTCCGGCCTGACGGTCGCTATCGAGCCGCCGGAGTTGGAAATGCGCGTCGCGATTCTGATGCGCAAGGCGCAATCGGAGTTCGTGAGCCTGAATGAAGACGTCGCGTTCTTCGTCGCCAAGCATCTGCGCTCGAACGTCCGTGAACTGGAAGGCGCGCTGCGCAAGATCCTCGCGTATTCGAAGTTCCACGGCCGCGAAATCACGATTGAAGTGACGAAAGAAGCGCTGAAAGACCTGTTGACGGTGCAAAACCGGCAGATTTCGGTGGAGAACATCCAGAAGACCACGGCTGACTTCTACAGCATCAAGGTCGCGGACATGTATTCGAAGAAGCGTCCGGCGAACATTGCACGGCCTCGGCAGATCGCGATGTATCTGGCGAAGGAGCTGACGCAGAAAAGCTTGCCGGAAATCGGCGAGTTGTTTGGCGGGCGCGATCACACCACCGTGCTGCACGCGGTGCGCAAGATTGCCGCCGAGCGCGGCACGGACGCGCAGCTGAATCACGAACTGCACGTGCTGGAGCAAACACTGAAAGGTTAA
- the dnaN gene encoding DNA polymerase III subunit beta has protein sequence MQLVKTERDNLLRPLQTVSGIVERRHTLPILANLLITKNGPEVSFLSTDLELQITTRADFGVGGDSVATTVAARKLLDILRAMPDGQVTLTLNDKRLTVQSGKSRFALQTLAADEFPTVAQAKDYGANLVVPQKTFRQLLGMVHFSMAQQDIRYYLNGMLLVVDGDQLMAVATDGHRLAFSSMKIEGSFARQEVIIPRKTILELQRLLEDIDDTLKIDIAPTQVKFTFGQVELVSKLVEGKFPDFQRVIPKSHKNQFVIGREELQRSLQRAAILTSDKFKGVRCIIEPGQLKIMSTNADQEEAQEELEIAYDGDSVDIGFNVTYLLDVLANLKVDMLQVSLGDASSSALITIPENDEFKYVVMPMRI, from the coding sequence ATGCAACTGGTCAAGACCGAACGCGATAACCTCCTCAGGCCGCTGCAAACCGTGAGCGGCATCGTCGAACGCCGCCATACGTTGCCGATCCTCGCCAATTTGCTGATTACCAAGAACGGCCCTGAAGTGTCGTTCCTGTCGACGGACCTCGAGTTGCAGATCACCACGCGTGCCGATTTTGGCGTGGGCGGCGATTCGGTCGCGACCACGGTGGCAGCAAGAAAGCTCCTCGACATTCTGCGCGCCATGCCCGACGGGCAGGTCACGCTCACGCTGAACGACAAGCGTTTGACCGTGCAATCCGGCAAGAGCCGCTTTGCGCTGCAAACTCTGGCGGCCGACGAGTTCCCGACCGTCGCTCAGGCTAAAGACTACGGCGCGAACCTGGTGGTTCCCCAGAAAACGTTCCGCCAGTTGCTCGGCATGGTCCATTTTTCGATGGCCCAGCAGGACATCCGCTACTACCTGAACGGCATGCTGCTGGTGGTAGATGGTGACCAACTGATGGCGGTCGCAACAGACGGCCACCGTCTCGCGTTCTCGTCGATGAAGATCGAAGGCTCGTTCGCGCGTCAGGAAGTAATCATTCCGCGCAAGACGATTCTCGAACTGCAGCGTCTGCTGGAAGACATCGACGACACGCTGAAGATCGACATCGCGCCGACGCAGGTGAAGTTCACGTTCGGCCAGGTCGAACTGGTGTCGAAGCTGGTGGAAGGCAAATTTCCCGACTTCCAGCGCGTGATTCCGAAGTCGCACAAGAATCAGTTCGTGATCGGCCGTGAAGAACTGCAGCGCTCGCTGCAACGCGCCGCGATTCTGACGTCGGACAAATTCAAGGGCGTGCGCTGCATTATCGAGCCGGGCCAGTTGAAGATCATGTCGACCAACGCCGATCAGGAAGAGGCGCAGGAAGAACTGGAAATCGCGTACGACGGCGACAGCGTCGATATCGGGTTCAACGTCACGTATCTGCTCGACGTGCTCGCGAACCTGAAGGTCGACATGTTGCAAGTGAGCCTTGGCGACGCCAGCTCCAGCGCGTTGATCACGATTCCCGAGAACGACGAATTCAAATACGTCGTGATGCCGATGCGCATCTAA